A region from the Sphingomonas sp. S2-65 genome encodes:
- the radA gene encoding DNA repair protein RadA, with amino-acid sequence MAKPKKRYVCQSCGSVTSQWAGQCGDCSEWNTLLEDAGGVVTPFQARHNLQSGGRAIQLTGLDTDVALPERMATGIAELDRALGGGFVEASATLIGGDPGIGKSTLLLQAAAKLAKAGRHVAYVSGEEASDQVRLRARRLGLGDAPVQLAAATSVRDILTTLGHGTPPALLIIDSIQTMHSDLIEGAPGTVSQVRAASGELIRFAKERGTALVLVGHVTKDGSIAGPRVLEHMVDTVLAFEGERSHQYRILRAVKNRFGGTDEIGVFAMQSEGLEEVSNPSSLFLTQRDESVTGTVVFPALEGTRPVLIEIQALVVRLASGATPRRAVVGWDSGRLAMILAVLEARCGLSFSASEVYLNIAGGYRVQDPAADLAVAAALVSALSERPVPADAVAFGEIALSGEVRPVAHGALRCREAAKLGFGRALAPSSQPDAGGLKVAGFRNLGGFVEHLLGR; translated from the coding sequence ATGGCCAAGCCGAAGAAACGTTATGTCTGTCAGTCCTGCGGGTCGGTGACGTCGCAATGGGCGGGGCAATGCGGCGACTGCTCCGAGTGGAACACGCTGCTGGAGGATGCCGGCGGAGTGGTGACGCCGTTCCAGGCACGGCATAATTTGCAGTCCGGGGGGCGTGCGATCCAGCTGACCGGGCTGGACACCGACGTTGCGCTGCCCGAACGGATGGCGACCGGGATCGCCGAGTTGGACCGGGCGCTGGGCGGCGGCTTCGTGGAGGCGAGCGCGACATTGATCGGCGGCGACCCGGGTATCGGCAAGTCGACGCTGCTGCTCCAGGCGGCGGCGAAGCTGGCCAAGGCGGGGCGGCACGTCGCCTATGTCTCGGGCGAGGAAGCGTCCGATCAGGTGCGGCTGCGGGCGCGGCGGCTGGGGCTCGGCGATGCGCCGGTGCAGCTGGCCGCGGCGACGTCGGTCCGCGACATCCTGACCACGCTGGGGCATGGGACGCCGCCCGCGCTGCTGATCATCGACTCGATCCAGACGATGCATTCCGACCTGATCGAGGGCGCGCCGGGCACGGTGAGCCAGGTGCGCGCTGCCTCGGGCGAGCTGATCCGCTTCGCCAAGGAGCGCGGCACCGCGCTGGTGCTGGTCGGGCACGTAACCAAGGACGGATCGATCGCCGGCCCGCGCGTGCTCGAGCACATGGTCGATACGGTGCTCGCCTTCGAAGGCGAGCGCAGCCATCAATATCGCATCCTTCGCGCAGTGAAGAACCGCTTCGGGGGCACCGACGAGATCGGCGTGTTCGCGATGCAGTCCGAAGGGCTGGAGGAAGTGTCGAACCCGTCGTCGCTGTTCCTGACGCAGCGTGACGAGAGCGTGACCGGGACGGTGGTGTTCCCCGCGCTGGAAGGCACGCGTCCAGTGCTGATCGAGATCCAGGCGCTGGTGGTGCGGCTGGCGAGTGGGGCGACGCCCAGGCGGGCGGTGGTCGGATGGGACAGCGGGCGGCTGGCGATGATCCTGGCGGTGCTGGAGGCGCGGTGCGGACTGAGCTTCTCGGCGAGCGAAGTGTATCTCAACATCGCTGGCGGGTACCGGGTGCAGGACCCTGCCGCCGACCTTGCGGTTGCGGCGGCGTTGGTATCGGCGCTGTCCGAGCGGCCGGTTCCGGCGGATGCGGTTGCGTTCGGCGAGATCGCGCTTTCCGGCGAAGTGCGGCCGGTGGCCCATGGCGCGCTACGCTGTCGCGAGGCGGCCAAGCTGGGGTTCGGCCGGGCGCTGGCGCCGTCGTCGCAGCCGGACGCCGGCGGACTGAAGGTGGCGGGCTTCCGCAATTTGGGCGGCTTTGTCGAGCATCTGCTCGGGCGGTAA
- a CDS encoding AraC family transcriptional regulator — protein MHEELSRLRGLVLRHIQLGTQHTIPGARFHSATAPTAPVSGVYEPMLCVVLQGAKHVTIGDRTMRYDPSSYFVASVELPAAGWITEASPEHPYVALGITIDRAMLTDLIAQVPVQPDAATAGFAVNAVTPQLLGSVARLLDLLDNPGDAPVLAPMLHREILYRLLQCETGSTLCQIARADSRLSQVQRAIAWIRDNYDAPLSVDALATLAGMSKASLHRHFKAATAMSPLQYQKQLRLEAARRLLVGHTDAQRAAHHVGYESASQFSREYARMFGLPPARDAERLRSGQLPLATAQVLG, from the coding sequence ATGCACGAAGAACTCAGCCGGCTCCGCGGTCTCGTCCTGCGCCATATTCAGCTGGGCACCCAGCACACGATCCCCGGCGCCCGCTTCCACAGCGCCACGGCGCCGACCGCGCCGGTTTCGGGCGTGTACGAACCGATGCTGTGTGTGGTGCTTCAGGGCGCAAAGCACGTCACGATCGGCGACCGGACGATGCGCTACGATCCATCCTCTTATTTCGTGGCGTCGGTGGAGCTGCCCGCCGCCGGCTGGATCACCGAGGCGAGCCCGGAGCACCCCTATGTGGCGCTCGGCATCACCATCGACCGTGCCATGCTCACCGATCTGATCGCGCAGGTGCCGGTCCAGCCCGACGCCGCCACCGCCGGTTTCGCAGTGAACGCAGTGACGCCGCAGCTGCTCGGCTCGGTCGCGCGTCTGCTCGATCTGCTCGATAACCCCGGCGATGCGCCCGTTCTCGCGCCGATGCTCCACCGCGAGATACTCTATCGGCTACTCCAGTGCGAAACCGGCAGCACCCTGTGCCAGATCGCGCGCGCCGACAGCCGGCTGTCTCAGGTGCAGCGTGCGATCGCGTGGATTCGCGACAACTATGACGCGCCGCTCAGCGTCGATGCGCTCGCTACCCTGGCGGGCATGAGCAAGGCCTCCCTACACCGCCACTTCAAGGCAGCGACTGCGATGAGCCCGCTCCAGTACCAGAAGCAGCTACGCCTTGAGGCCGCGCGCCGCTTGCTAGTCGGCCATACCGATGCCCAGCGCGCCGCGCATCACGTCGGCTATGAAAGCGCGTCGCAGTTCAGCCGGGAATATGCGCGAATGTTCGGCCTGCCGCCGGCCCGCGATGCCGAACGGCTCAGGAGCGGGCAGCTTCCGCTCGCGACCGCTCAGGTCCTGGGCTGA
- a CDS encoding iron-sulfur cluster assembly scaffold protein yields the protein MNAPLYNTEILRLAASVPFDERLAEPMGSVEKRSPVCGSRVTVDVMVDAEGQISAVGMLVRACALGQASASLMGAHVVGRSAAQLAQARDELTAWLAGERDVPPDWPGMEIFAPALPHRGRHASIRLAFEAAAEAAEQARG from the coding sequence ATGAATGCGCCGCTCTACAACACCGAGATCCTGCGGCTTGCCGCGTCCGTTCCCTTTGACGAGCGATTGGCCGAGCCGATGGGGAGCGTGGAGAAACGCTCGCCGGTGTGCGGCAGCCGCGTGACGGTTGACGTTATGGTTGACGCCGAAGGCCAGATTTCGGCGGTGGGGATGCTGGTGCGGGCCTGTGCGCTGGGGCAGGCGTCCGCCTCGCTGATGGGCGCGCATGTCGTCGGGCGTAGCGCCGCCCAACTGGCGCAGGCGCGCGACGAGCTGACTGCCTGGCTGGCGGGCGAGCGCGACGTGCCGCCGGACTGGCCCGGAATGGAGATATTCGCGCCGGCGCTGCCGCATCGCGGGCGCCACGCCTCGATCCGGCTGGCGTTCGAAGCCGCGGCCGAAGCCGCCGAGCAGGCGCGCGGCTGA
- a CDS encoding CvpA family protein: protein MALTGLDIIVLLAIGGAGVLGFIRGFVTEVLALLAWLLVVLALKLFHGPLSQVLASAVGTVQGGAVLAFALLGGATYFGGRLIARSIGGRTRDSFLGPIDRALGFGFGALKGLVLVSVAFLLVVLVFDTVGGGKSSRPAWITGSATYPILDRTSAGIAEIVDRRRRGEPVFGKTRRDGLENASHSQE, encoded by the coding sequence ATGGCGTTGACCGGTTTGGATATCATCGTGCTGCTGGCGATCGGCGGGGCGGGGGTGCTCGGGTTTATCCGCGGTTTCGTGACCGAGGTGCTGGCGCTGCTCGCCTGGCTGCTGGTCGTGCTGGCGCTCAAGCTGTTTCACGGGCCCTTGTCGCAGGTGCTGGCGAGTGCGGTCGGCACGGTGCAGGGCGGGGCGGTACTGGCGTTCGCGCTGCTGGGTGGGGCGACCTATTTCGGCGGGCGGCTGATCGCGCGGTCGATCGGCGGTCGGACGCGCGACAGCTTCCTGGGACCGATCGACCGGGCGCTGGGCTTCGGCTTCGGCGCGCTGAAGGGGCTGGTGCTGGTCAGCGTCGCGTTCCTGCTGGTGGTGCTGGTGTTCGACACCGTGGGCGGCGGCAAGTCGAGCCGGCCGGCGTGGATCACCGGGTCTGCGACTTACCCGATCCTGGACCGGACCAGCGCGGGTATCGCCGAGATCGTCGACCGGCGGCGGCGCGGGGAGCCGGTGTTCGGCAAGACCCGGCGGGACGGGCTGGAGAATGCAAGCCATAGCCAGGAGTGA
- a CDS encoding MFS transporter, protein MHDLTRSPDAPAAARHPALVHFALAMGGFAIGTTEFATMSLLPYFAPGLGIDEPTAGHVISAYALGVVVGAPLLAVLGAKLSRRVLLILLMASFALFNGLSALAPSYPLMLLFRFLSGLPHGAYFGIASLVAASLVPTDQRSQAVGRVLLGLTVATVIGVPLANWMGQAIGWRWGFALVAVLALLTVVLVWCLAPQDKPARGTSPLRELGALGNGRVWLTLGIGAIGFGGMFCVYTYVASTLLEVTKVSPGMIPVALGVFGLGMTAGNIIAPRYADRALMPTAAALLVGSAVALALYPLAAGTFWLLCLDVFAIGFGGALGPVLQTRLMDVAGDAQALAAALNHSAFNTANALGPWLGGLAIAAGWGWASTGYVGAALALGGLAILGLTVLDERRRARA, encoded by the coding sequence ATGCACGACCTGACCCGCTCCCCCGACGCTCCCGCGGCCGCGCGCCATCCCGCGCTGGTCCATTTCGCGTTGGCGATGGGCGGCTTCGCGATCGGCACCACGGAATTCGCGACGATGAGCCTCCTGCCCTATTTCGCACCGGGGCTGGGCATCGACGAGCCGACCGCCGGGCACGTCATCAGTGCCTATGCGCTCGGCGTGGTGGTCGGCGCGCCGCTGCTGGCGGTGCTCGGCGCGAAGCTCTCGCGGCGCGTGCTGCTGATCCTGCTGATGGCGAGCTTCGCCCTGTTCAACGGCCTCAGCGCGCTCGCGCCCAGCTATCCGCTGATGCTGCTGTTCCGCTTCCTCAGCGGCCTGCCCCACGGCGCCTATTTCGGCATCGCCTCGCTGGTCGCCGCCTCGCTCGTCCCCACCGACCAGCGCTCCCAGGCGGTCGGCCGCGTCCTGCTGGGCCTCACCGTCGCCACGGTGATCGGCGTGCCGCTGGCCAACTGGATGGGCCAGGCGATCGGCTGGCGCTGGGGCTTCGCGCTGGTCGCGGTGCTCGCGCTGCTCACCGTCGTGCTGGTCTGGTGCCTCGCCCCCCAGGACAAGCCCGCGCGCGGCACCAGCCCGCTGCGCGAACTCGGCGCCCTAGGCAACGGCAGGGTGTGGCTCACGCTGGGCATCGGCGCGATCGGCTTCGGCGGCATGTTCTGCGTCTACACCTATGTCGCCTCGACCTTGCTCGAGGTGACCAAGGTCTCCCCCGGCATGATCCCGGTAGCGCTCGGCGTGTTCGGCCTGGGCATGACCGCGGGCAACATCATCGCCCCGCGCTATGCCGACCGCGCGCTGATGCCCACCGCCGCCGCGCTGCTGGTCGGCAGCGCCGTCGCGCTGGCGCTCTACCCGCTCGCCGCCGGCACTTTCTGGCTGCTCTGCCTCGACGTGTTCGCGATCGGCTTCGGCGGCGCGCTCGGCCCGGTGCTCCAGACCCGCCTCATGGACGTCGCGGGAGACGCCCAGGCGCTCGCCGCCGCGCTCAACCATTCGGCCTTCAACACCGCCAACGCGCTTGGTCCCTGGCTCGGCGGACTGGCGATCGCCGCGGGCTGGGGCTGGGCCTCGACCGGCTATGTCGGCGCGGCGCTGGCGCTTGGCGGGCTCGCCATTCTCGGCCTGACGGTGCTGGACGAGCGCCGGCGGGCCCGCGCCTGA
- a CDS encoding cation:proton antiporter, giving the protein MEENAGISLLHDGAPLLGFALVFVLLFRRLGLGATLGFLVAGAVVGPQVLGLVGDAEAKMGIAELGIALLLFLVGLELSPSRLWRMRRDIFGLGLLQVTICGLVLAALVWVATRFSPGAALALGLPLALSSTAQVLPLLQSAGRLRTDFGERAFAILLFQDLSIVPLITIVAAMSRNPADQNGPPGWQLALYTVLAVVGLILAGRFLLRPLFRLIGNLGEREMFVFAGLFAVIASAAVMEALGLSAALGAFIAGVMLADSPYRHELEADVEPFRAILLGLFFLAVGMALDLHAIAERPFFVAGMALALIAAKAGLIMALGLVFGMKRRQAFALGILLSQGGEFGFVLFAQAQRALLVEPQAASIFGAIVTLSMATTPFVMMATKRLRAEPAPSSEGLDAPRQDGSNAVVVGYGRFGQTVAQMLIGQGIPVTIVDTDVEMIQTAGDFGMKVYYGDGTRIDLLRQAGAADAELLLFCQDGDGLDTEKLEGLHHAFPDATIFVRAYDRRSVMKMKGAPIAGAVREVLESAIVMARRAMQAVGVDGSEIDKTEGEYRRRDYERLKIQRDTGDLYAARDSMFSQAGQAAAMLSDLERK; this is encoded by the coding sequence ATGGAGGAAAATGCCGGCATCTCGCTGCTCCACGACGGCGCGCCGCTGCTTGGCTTCGCCCTGGTCTTCGTGCTGTTGTTCCGCAGGCTCGGGCTGGGTGCCACGCTGGGCTTCCTGGTCGCCGGCGCGGTGGTCGGGCCGCAGGTTCTGGGGCTGGTGGGTGACGCCGAGGCCAAGATGGGCATCGCCGAGCTGGGCATCGCGCTGCTGCTGTTCCTGGTCGGGCTGGAGCTGAGCCCGTCGCGGCTGTGGCGGATGCGGCGCGACATCTTCGGGCTGGGGCTGTTGCAGGTCACGATTTGCGGGCTGGTGCTCGCGGCGTTGGTGTGGGTGGCGACGCGCTTCTCGCCGGGCGCGGCATTGGCGCTGGGACTGCCGCTGGCGCTGTCGTCGACCGCGCAGGTGCTGCCGCTGCTGCAGTCGGCGGGGCGGCTGCGCACCGATTTCGGCGAGCGCGCCTTTGCGATCCTGTTGTTCCAGGACCTGTCGATCGTGCCGCTGATCACGATCGTCGCGGCGATGTCGCGCAACCCGGCCGACCAGAACGGGCCGCCGGGGTGGCAGCTGGCGCTGTATACGGTGCTGGCGGTGGTCGGGCTGATCCTGGCGGGGCGCTTCCTGCTGCGGCCGCTGTTCCGGCTGATCGGCAATCTGGGCGAGCGCGAGATGTTCGTCTTCGCCGGGCTGTTCGCGGTGATCGCCAGCGCGGCGGTGATGGAGGCACTGGGGCTGTCGGCGGCGCTGGGCGCGTTCATCGCCGGCGTGATGCTGGCGGACTCGCCCTACCGGCACGAGCTGGAGGCCGATGTCGAACCGTTCCGCGCGATCCTGCTGGGGCTGTTCTTCCTGGCGGTGGGCATGGCGCTGGACCTGCATGCGATCGCCGAGCGGCCGTTCTTCGTGGCGGGCATGGCGCTGGCGCTGATCGCGGCCAAGGCCGGGCTGATCATGGCGCTGGGGCTGGTGTTCGGGATGAAGCGGCGCCAGGCGTTCGCGCTGGGCATCCTGCTGAGCCAGGGCGGCGAGTTCGGCTTCGTGCTGTTCGCGCAGGCGCAGCGGGCGCTGCTGGTGGAGCCGCAGGCCGCGAGCATCTTCGGCGCGATCGTGACGCTGTCGATGGCGACGACGCCGTTCGTGATGATGGCAACCAAGCGGCTGCGGGCCGAGCCGGCGCCGAGCTCCGAAGGACTGGACGCTCCGCGCCAGGATGGCAGCAACGCAGTGGTGGTCGGCTATGGCCGGTTCGGCCAGACAGTGGCGCAGATGCTGATCGGGCAGGGCATTCCGGTGACGATCGTCGACACCGATGTCGAGATGATCCAGACAGCCGGCGATTTCGGCATGAAGGTCTATTATGGCGACGGCACCCGCATCGACCTGTTGCGGCAGGCCGGGGCGGCGGATGCCGAGCTGCTGCTGTTCTGCCAGGATGGCGACGGGCTCGACACCGAAAAGCTCGAAGGGCTGCACCACGCCTTCCCCGACGCGACGATCTTCGTGCGCGCGTATGACCGGCGATCGGTGATGAAGATGAAGGGCGCGCCGATTGCCGGCGCGGTGCGCGAGGTGCTGGAAAGCGCGATCGTGATGGCCAGACGTGCGATGCAGGCGGTCGGCGTCGACGGGAGCGAGATCGACAAGACCGAAGGCGAATATCGCCGCCGCGATTACGAGCGGCTGAAGATCCAGCGCGATACCGGCGACCTGTATGCCGCGCGCGATTCGATGTTCAGTCAGGCGGGGCAGGCAGCGGCGATGCTGAGCGATCTGGAGCGGAAATGA
- a CDS encoding DUF423 domain-containing protein, with translation MNPIAVLAALSGALAVAAGAFGAHGAQGDAAEWLKTGAQYQMVHAVAALIAAQMGARGPAWLFLGGALIFAGTLYAMALGQPRWLGAVTPIGGAGLILGWLWLAWTTARAS, from the coding sequence ATGAATCCGATTGCGGTACTGGCGGCGCTTTCCGGCGCGCTCGCGGTGGCGGCGGGCGCGTTCGGCGCGCATGGCGCGCAGGGCGACGCGGCCGAGTGGCTGAAGACCGGCGCGCAGTACCAGATGGTGCACGCGGTCGCGGCGCTGATAGCGGCACAGATGGGCGCGCGTGGACCGGCCTGGCTGTTTCTGGGCGGGGCGCTGATCTTTGCCGGTACGCTGTACGCGATGGCGCTGGGCCAGCCGCGCTGGCTGGGCGCGGTGACGCCGATCGGGGGCGCCGGGTTGATCCTGGGATGGCTGTGGCTGGCATGGACGACAGCGCGCGCTAGCTGA
- a CDS encoding DUF4287 domain-containing protein, with product MANEPTKGPASYFPSIEKKYGRPIADWQALVRTHLPAKHMDLVAMLKNDHGMGHGHANALVAHTLAAEKR from the coding sequence ATGGCCAACGAACCGACAAAAGGACCCGCATCCTATTTCCCCTCGATCGAGAAGAAATATGGCCGGCCGATCGCCGACTGGCAGGCGCTGGTGCGCACCCACCTGCCGGCCAAGCACATGGACCTCGTCGCGATGCTGAAGAACGATCACGGCATGGGGCATGGCCACGCCAATGCGCTGGTGGCGCACACGCTGGCGGCGGAGAAGCGCTAG
- a CDS encoding SDR family NAD(P)-dependent oxidoreductase, with protein MTKIFGASSTTHDVLDGLDLRGRRFLVTGASAGLGVETARVLVAHGADVVGAARDLAKAERATGAARDAATASGGSLELVQLDLASLNSVRACADALLADGRTFDVIIANAGVMAPPFGRTEDGFETQFGTNHLGHFVLVNRIASLLRPEGRVVSLSSAGHRFSDVDLEDPNFEHTPYAEFVAYGRSKTANALFAVEFDRRHRDRGIRAAAVHPGGINTELGRHMSAEDMAALVQSLEVAHAAAGLPPYRFKSIPEGAATSVWAAVVAPAEEVGGRYCEDCHVAETVEGEGLRGGVRPYALDPERAKALWAKSEEMVGERF; from the coding sequence ATGACCAAGATTTTCGGGGCGAGCTCGACCACTCACGATGTACTCGACGGGCTGGACCTGCGCGGCAGGCGCTTCCTGGTGACCGGCGCGTCGGCCGGGCTGGGCGTGGAAACGGCGCGTGTCCTGGTGGCGCATGGCGCGGATGTGGTCGGCGCCGCGCGCGACCTGGCCAAGGCCGAGCGGGCGACCGGCGCGGCGCGCGACGCGGCGACGGCGTCGGGCGGCAGCCTGGAACTGGTTCAGCTCGACCTCGCGTCGCTGAACAGCGTCCGCGCCTGTGCCGATGCGCTGCTAGCCGATGGGCGTACGTTCGACGTCATCATCGCAAATGCCGGAGTAATGGCGCCGCCGTTCGGCCGGACCGAGGACGGGTTCGAGACGCAGTTCGGCACCAACCATCTTGGCCACTTCGTGCTGGTGAACCGGATCGCGTCGTTGCTGAGGCCGGAAGGGCGAGTGGTCAGCCTGTCGTCGGCGGGGCACCGCTTTTCCGATGTCGACCTGGAGGACCCGAATTTCGAGCATACGCCCTATGCCGAGTTCGTGGCTTATGGCCGGTCCAAGACCGCCAATGCGCTGTTCGCGGTTGAGTTCGACCGGCGGCACCGCGACCGGGGCATCCGCGCGGCGGCGGTGCATCCGGGCGGGATCAACACCGAGCTCGGGCGGCACATGAGCGCCGAGGACATGGCGGCGCTGGTCCAGTCGCTGGAGGTGGCGCATGCCGCCGCGGGGCTGCCGCCCTATCGCTTCAAGTCGATCCCGGAAGGCGCGGCGACTTCGGTCTGGGCCGCCGTGGTGGCGCCCGCCGAGGAAGTCGGCGGCCGGTACTGCGAGGATTGCCACGTTGCCGAGACGGTAGAGGGCGAAGGGCTGCGCGGCGGAGTGCGTCCCTATGCGCTGGACCCGGAGCGCGCGAAGGCATTGTGGGCCAAGAGCGAGGAAATGGTGGGCGAGCGGTTCTGA
- a CDS encoding GAF domain-containing protein: MKMETVALEGARLAALHRYRILDTGTEADFDALVEQARTLCDTPIALISLIDAERQWFKARVGIEECETPLETSVCAIAIRQGYLFQIEDLAADPRTARMSLVLGGPRIRFYAGYPLITSARVALGSLCVIDTAPRPGGLDADQREGLMELADEAVRLIERRAG; encoded by the coding sequence ATGAAGATGGAAACGGTCGCGTTGGAAGGTGCCAGGCTGGCGGCGCTGCACCGCTATCGGATACTCGATACCGGGACGGAGGCCGATTTCGACGCGCTGGTCGAGCAGGCGCGCACGCTGTGCGACACGCCGATCGCGCTGATCAGCCTGATCGATGCGGAGCGGCAGTGGTTCAAGGCGCGGGTCGGCATCGAGGAGTGCGAGACGCCGCTGGAGACGTCGGTGTGCGCGATCGCGATCCGCCAGGGCTATCTGTTCCAGATCGAGGATCTTGCCGCCGATCCGCGTACCGCGCGGATGTCGCTGGTGCTCGGCGGGCCGCGGATCCGCTTCTATGCCGGCTATCCGCTGATCACCTCGGCGCGGGTGGCGCTGGGCAGCCTGTGCGTGATCGACACCGCGCCGCGCCCCGGCGGGCTGGATGCCGATCAGCGCGAGGGGCTGATGGAGCTGGCCGACGAGGCGGTGCGGCTGATCGAGCGGCGGGCGGGCTGA
- a CDS encoding glycosyltransferase family 4 protein, which produces MQPSDLRVALFSGNYNYVRDGANQALNFLAGHLLSQGVTLRVYSPTTDRPAFEPTGELVSVPALPVPGGRSEYRFAWRLPAETRRDLAAFAPNIVHVSSPEVLGHRAVSWARDNGIASIASLHTRFETYPQYYGIGFLAPLMIKGLTRFYNRVDQVVTPGQSTADLLRGWGVTTPIRTWSRGVDHVRFNPDRRDLAWRRSLGVRDDEFAVGFLGRLVLEKGLDIFADVCAALRASGVPHKVLVIGDGPARDWFAERVPDAAFAGFQRGDDLGRAVASMDVLFNPSVTETFGNVTLEAMAAGVPVVAARATGAVDLIDEGVTGFLVPPRDVQAYAGAIARLIHDPALYRAQSQAGHAKSQAYRWDAINQVVLDTYLAMLAARDPSPAPLR; this is translated from the coding sequence ATGCAGCCATCCGACCTTCGTGTCGCGCTCTTCAGCGGCAACTACAACTATGTCCGCGACGGTGCGAACCAGGCGCTGAACTTCCTCGCGGGCCATCTGCTGTCGCAGGGCGTGACGCTCAGGGTCTATTCGCCGACGACCGACAGGCCGGCGTTCGAGCCGACGGGCGAACTGGTCAGCGTCCCGGCGCTTCCGGTGCCCGGTGGCCGCAGCGAATATCGCTTCGCCTGGCGGCTTCCCGCCGAGACCCGCCGCGACCTGGCGGCGTTCGCCCCCAACATCGTCCATGTCTCTTCACCCGAGGTGCTCGGCCACCGCGCCGTAAGCTGGGCACGCGACAACGGCATCGCCAGCATCGCCTCGCTCCACACCCGGTTCGAGACCTATCCCCAATATTACGGCATCGGCTTTCTGGCGCCGTTGATGATCAAAGGGCTCACCCGCTTCTACAACCGTGTCGACCAAGTGGTGACCCCAGGCCAGTCGACTGCCGACTTGCTGCGCGGATGGGGGGTGACCACGCCGATCCGCACCTGGTCGCGCGGGGTTGACCATGTCCGCTTCAATCCCGATCGCCGCGACTTGGCCTGGCGCCGGTCGCTCGGCGTCCGCGACGACGAGTTCGCGGTCGGGTTCCTGGGGCGGCTGGTGCTCGAAAAGGGCCTCGACATCTTCGCCGACGTCTGCGCCGCGCTGCGCGCCAGCGGCGTGCCGCACAAGGTGCTGGTGATTGGCGACGGACCCGCACGCGACTGGTTCGCGGAGCGCGTGCCCGACGCCGCCTTTGCCGGGTTCCAGCGCGGTGACGATCTCGGCCGCGCGGTCGCGTCGATGGACGTGCTGTTCAACCCCTCGGTCACCGAAACCTTCGGCAATGTCACCCTGGAAGCGATGGCTGCCGGCGTTCCCGTGGTCGCCGCCCGCGCGACCGGCGCCGTCGACCTGATCGATGAAGGGGTGACGGGCTTCCTCGTGCCGCCACGCGACGTCCAAGCCTATGCCGGCGCGATCGCCCGCCTGATCCACGACCCCGCGCTTTACCGTGCCCAGTCGCAGGCCGGCCACGCCAAGTCGCAGGCCTATCGCTGGGACGCGATCAACCAGGTCGTGCTCGACACCTATCTCGCCATGCTCGCCGCCAGGGACCCTTCCCCCGCCCCGCTTCGTTGA